A genomic window from Phocoena sinus isolate mPhoSin1 chromosome 20, mPhoSin1.pri, whole genome shotgun sequence includes:
- the TTLL6 gene encoding LOW QUALITY PROTEIN: tubulin polyglutamylase TTLL6 (The sequence of the model RefSeq protein was modified relative to this genomic sequence to represent the inferred CDS: inserted 1 base in 1 codon; deleted 1 base in 1 codon; substituted 1 base at 1 genomic stop codon): MGACLNPSSSGPTSVVASGTGGRAGPRRESKNRGGGPVFPQSFLQAGEMLQCLLLEGEEGTDSEEREDSSIEDSKEIVTLAFVRENTGAQNGLQHAQEQGKKKRKKKRXLVINLSSCRYESVRRAAQQYGLREGGENDDWTLYWTDYSVSLGRVMEIKSYQKINHFPGTTEICRKDLLARNMSRMLKIFPKDFHFFPRTWCLPADWGDLQNYSRSRKNKVYICKPDSGCQGRGIFITRTVKEIKPGEDMICQLYISKPFIIDGFKFDLRIYVLMTSCDPLRXFVYNEGLARFATTSYSRPCPDNLDDICMHLTNYSVNKHSPNFLRDAHSGSKRKLSTFNVYMESHGYNVGQIWRDIEDIIIKTLISAHPIIKHNYHTCFRNHTLNSACFEILGFDILLDHKLKPWLLEVNHSPSFSTDSWLDKEVKDSLLYDTLVLINLRSCDKKKVLEEERQRARFLQQCRSRETRKEEVKGFQAVLLEKTEKYEKENCGGFRLIYPSVNSEKYEKFFQDNNSLFQNTVASRAREVYARQLIQELRLKQKKISFQTKDKRVEMQGESAGERVRGKCMRNWRQKQRQECKTTTSLASKQYLQPLTLVSCTPDLLSSIRDTKKNETDDSLEQEAPREEAGPAPHKPTSARSYSSITDLRNSSLLSCSRPELSKPVSGIKEAKSTSAVNTVTSTVPLTSVETFPEFITQVSDTPQSLLGATMGTSSEGSSSGMDRGASFKCKQQQMPWHLIQEKLSNNSLPTKSQSFSRSLNPRWTLLKNGTKKQHPVSELFAKVPLREKLSLFPAHYNPELVLSDKSQNLSLPQECCFCGRSSGEKKELDVPSLLLLQNSHSHAVSLNDLLVVATAARLDPRPGRSHTGAARDRCIQDREAYSHCMTSGQRGCERS, encoded by the exons ATGGGAGCGTGTCTCAATCCTTCGAGCAGTGGACCCACAAGTGTGGTTGCGAGCGGTACGGGTGGCAGAGCGGGGCCGAGACGGGAGAGTAAAAATCGCGG GGGAGGACCCGTGTTTCCCCAGAGCTTCCTCCAGGCAGGGGAGATGCTCCAGTGCCTGCTtttggaaggagaggaagggacagactcagaagagagagaggacagtTCCATAGAAGATTCAAAAGAAATCGTCACCCTGGCTTTTGTGAGAGAGAACACTGGGGCTCAAAATGGGCTTCAGCATGCCCAGGAGCAAggcaagaagaagaggaagaaaaagag atGATTGGTGATCAATCTATCCAGCTGCCGATATGAGAGTG TGCGTAGGGCTGCCCAACAGTATGGCCTtcgagagggaggggaaaacGACGACTGGACTCTCTACTGGACTGACTACTCGGTGTCGCTGGGGCGGGTGATGGAAATCAAAAGTTACCAG AAAATCAATCACTTCCCAGGGACGACTGAAATCTGCCGCAAGGACTTGCTGGCCAGGAATATGAGCCGCATGTTAAAGATATTCCCAAAAGATTTCCACTTTTTCCCTAGGACCTGGTGTCTTCCTGCTGA CTGGGGAGATTTGCAGAACTACAGCAGGTCAAGAAAAAATAAGGTGTACATCTGTAAGCCGGATTCGGGCTGCCAGGGCAGAGGTATATTCATCACCCGGACAGTGAAGGAAATCAAACCAGGGGAGGATATGATCTGTCAACTCTATATCTCAAAG ccctttATCATCGACGGGTTCAAGTTTGACCTACGGATTTACGTGCTCATGACGTCCTGTGACCCTCTCA ATTTTGTGTACAACGAAGGACTGGCGCGCTTCGCCACCACC TCCTACTCCCGCCCCTGCCCAGACAACCTG GACGATATCTGCATGCACCTGACTAATTATTCCGTTAATAAGCACAGTCCCAATTTCCTCCGAGATGCTCACTCTGGCAGCAAGAG GAAGCTCTCCACCTTCAACGTGTACATGGAGAGCCACGGCTACAACGTGGGGCAGATCTGGAGAGATATCGAGGACATCATCATCAAGACGCTCATCTCGGCTCACCCCATCATCAAGCATAACTACCACACCTGCTTCCGCAATCACACACTCAACAGTGCCTGCTTTGAAATCCTGGGCTTCGACATTTTGCTGGATCACAAACTCAAGCCCTGGCTGCTGGAG GTCAACCACTCTCCGAGCTTCTCCACTGACTCCTGGTTGGATAAAGAGGTAAAGGACAGTCTGCTGTATGACACTTTGGTCCTGATCAACCTGAGAAGCTGTGACAAAAAGAAAGTCTTGGAGGAGGAGAGACAACGGGCGCGGTTCCTGCAGCAGTGTCGTTCTCGGGAGACCAG GAAGGAGGAAGTCAAGGGCTTTCAGGCCGTGCTTCTAGAGAAAACTGAGAAGTATGAAAAGGAAAACTGTGGAGGCTTCCGCCTGATTTATCCCAGTGTGAATTCGGAGAAGTATGAGAAGTTTTTCCAGGACAACAACTCCCTCTTCCAGAATACAGTTGCTTCCAGGGCTCGGGAGGTGTATGCCCG GCAGCTGATCCAGGAGCTGAGactgaaacagaagaaaatatcctTCCAAACGAAAGATAAGAGGGTGGAAATGCAGGGGGAATCAGCAGGCGAGCGAGTGAGAGGCAAGTGCATGCGGAACTGGCGACAGAAGCAAAGGCAGGAGTGCAAGACCACCACCAGCCTGGCCTCCAAACAA TACCTCCAGCCATTGACATTAGTGTCCTGCACACCCGACTTGCTGTCGAGCATcagagacacaaagaaaaatgagacagaCGACAGCCTCGAGCAGGAGGcccccagggaggaggctggCCCTGCTCCCCATAAGCCTACATCTGCGAGGTCTTACAGCTCTATTACTGACTTGAGGAATTCAAGCCTCCTCAGCTGCTCCAGGCCAGAGCTCAGTAAACCCGTCTCCGGAATCAAGGAAGCCAAGTCCACCTCTGCAGTGAACACAGTCACCAGCACTGTG cctCTAACCTCAGTAGAAACCTTCCCAGAATTCATCACCCAGGTCTCAGACACCCCCCAGTCTCTGCTAGGGGCGACCATGGGAACCAGCTCTGAGGGCAGTAGCTCAGGGATGGACAGGGGGGCCTCCTTCAAATGCAAGCAGCAGCAGATGCCTTGGCACCTCATCCAGGAAAAATTATCAAACAATTCTCTGCCTACAAAATCCCAGAGCTTCTCAAGGAGTCTGAACCCAAGGTGGACTTTGCTAAAGAATGGCACGAAGAAGCAACATCCCGTGTCAGAGCTGTTCGCCAAGGTTCCACTGAGGGAGAAGCTGTCCTTGTTCCCAGCTCACTACAACCCAGAGCTGGTGCTGAGTGACAAGTCAC AaaacctctccctgccccaggagTGCTGCTTCTGCGGCCGAAGCTCTGGCGAGAAGAAGGAGCTGGAtgtgccctccctcctcctcttgcaGAATTCTCACAGCCATGCCGTTTCCCTGAATGACCTGCTGGTGGTTGCCACTGCAGCCCGACTGGATCCGAGGCCTGGCAGAAGCCATACAGGTGCTGCGCGAGACCGGTGTATACAGGATCGGGAAGCGTACAGCCACTGCATGACCTCTGGCCAAAGAGGATGTGAGAGGAGCTAG